The DNA window GTCTATTAGCATCTTGCCTGCTCATTTTTCTTTAGCAAAATTTCTCTTAGCTCTTCAAATTTTTGGCGTATTTGCTCGTCTTTTGCCAAATTTTTAAACTCGCCTTTACTAGCTGGCGCATAAAAGATGGTACTTTGCTCTTTTTGATTAAAAAATTTTAAAAATTTGCTCACGACAAATCTTATATTTTCTTCTTTTTTGTTCTTTGTATAGTTGATTTCGTTAAGAGGCTTTGGAGTAAGAATGCTGTTAAAAACGCTATTTTTATTAAATTTGCAAAAGGTTTTTAATAACCTTTTTATATCATTTATACTACTATCACGCCTAAGCTCTAAAAGCCCAGTGGGATGAGTAAGAACAAAGGTCAAAACACCTTCTCTAACGTAGCAAAAAGCTATATAAAATCGTTTTGCTTTCCCCATAAGCTCTAAAAGCTGTTGGCACTCATTTGCCATGCTTAATTTTTCTTTATACAAAGGATTTTCGTGAATAGTATTTATCAAAAATTTAGCGTTTTTCATGGGCTTATCTTATCATCTTTTATTTTAATTTTTACTCTTTTTGCATTTAGCGGTTGTGGTTACAAGGATGATCCATTTTATGGAAATGCTCCCGTAAAAGAAAAGAAAACTGATAAGATAAACAAAATCTAGTAAAATTTTTCGTATTTAAATAAAAATGTAATGTAAGCTTAATAATTTTAACTAACCTAATTTTTAGGCTCATTTAAGTAATATACCAAGATTTTTTATTCTACAAGGAGAGTATAATGAGGTTTTTTGGACTTCTAGGCTTGTTTTTCGCGATGGCTTTTGGTGCTGATGGAGAAACCGCAGCTATTGACTTAACTACTACATGGGCAGGAATTTTATCGCTTATAATTTTTGTTGTTGGATATTTTTTTATAGCAGCAGAAGAAAATTTCCATATCGACAAAGCAAAACCTGCTATATTTATCGGTACGTTTATGTTCCTACTTATCGGTGTTTATATGCTTATAAATGGCATGGATGTGCATTCGCTTGAACATGAGGTAAATCACCTGATTTTAGAGATTGCTCAGATCGTATTTTTCTTGATGGTGGCGATGACTTTTATCGAAGCACTTATCGAAAGAGACGTATTTAATGCACTTAAATATAATCTCGTATCAAAAGGCTATACTTATAGAAAGCTGTTTTGGCTAACTGGTATTTTGGCATTTTTTATAAGCCCAGTAGCTGATAACCTAACAACAGCGCTTATTCTTTCAACCGTTCTTCTAACGATAGATAGAAATAATACAAATTTTTTAGTAGCTGGCGCGATAAACATCGTCGTTGCAGCAAATGCAGGTGGAGCATGGAGTCCATTTGGCGATATCACTACGCTTATGGTTTGGGCAGCAGGTAAGTCACCGTTTCTAGACTTTTTCGCACTTTTCCCAGCATCTATTATTGGCTGGCTTGTAACAGCATTTTTACTTTCTCGCGTAGTGCCAAGTACTGCACCACATTTTGATGTGGCAAACGAGCCAAAAGTGGTTATGAAAAAGGGCGGTAAAGCGGTTATTTTTATAGGTGCATTTACTATCTTTTGTGCTGTTATGATGCATCAGCTTTTCCACTTACCAGCGATGTGGGGAATGATGTTTGGCTTCTCACTACTTAGTCTTTATACTTACTATTTTAAAAAAGCTCACAAAAATGAAGAGCCAATGCATGTATTTCACTATATGTCAAAGATCGAAAACAACACACTATTTTTCTTCTTTGGAATTTTAGCTGCAGTTGGCGCTCTTCATTTTGCTGGATTTTTAAATTACGCTGTATCACTTTATGATAAATTTGGCTCAACTGCTGTAAATATTGGCGTTGGCTTCCTTTCAGCCATCGTTGATAACGTCCCTGTTATGTCAGCTGTCTTAAAAGCAAATCCAGCTATGGGAGCTGATGCGGGCGAGGCGATGAGTCAGTGGCTACTAGTGACACTAACTGCTGGTATCGGCGGTTCGATGATCAGCTTTGGCTCAGCGGCTGGTGTTGGAGTAATGGGTAAATTAAAAGGAATTTATACCTTTGGTGCACATATGAAATACGCTTGGATGGTGGTTCTAGGATATATCGTATCAATCATTGTTTGGTATGTGCAGTTTGAAATTTTTCATATCTATTTTTAAAAGGTTATAAATGAACAATACGATTATAGTTTTGGATTTTGGTTCGCAATACACTCAGCTAATAGCTAGAAGGCTAAGAGAAGAGGGCGTCTACACTGAAATTTTGCCATTTAATGCAAAGCTTAGTGAGATAAAGGCGAAAGAGCCAAAAGGTATCATTTTAAGTGGCGGTCCAGCTAGTGTTTATGCTAAAGATGCTTATTTTTGCGATAACGGTGTCTTTGAGTTAAACATCCCTATACTTGGCGTTTGCTACGGCATGCAGCTACTTGCTCACACGCATGGAGCTGAGGTTTTAGCGGCCGATCAAAAAGAGTACGGCAAGGCTGAGCTTAGCGTTATTAAAGAGCATGAGCTATTTAAAGATACACCTTCAAAACAAATCGTATGGATGAGTCATAGTGACTATGTAAAAGACTTGCCAGAGGGCTTTGAAGTGATCGCTATTAGTGAAAATTCGCCTTATTGTGCTTTTGGCGATGATAAACGAAAATTTTATGCGATCCAGTTTCACGCAGAAGTGCAACACAGCGAATACGGTACGCAAATTTTAAAGAATTTCGCTAAATATATCTGCGGCTGCGAGAGCACATGGAATATGGGAAGCTTCGCTAAAAATAAGATAGAAGAGATAAGAAAAACAGTAGGTACTCATAAGGTACTTTGTGCAGTTAGTGGCGGCGTGGATAGTTCTGTAACCGCAGCACTTTTAGCAGCTGCTGTGCCTGAAAATTTGATCCTTGTCTTTGTTGATAACGGACTTCTTAGAACAAATGAAAGAGAGCAAGTTGAGGCTACTTTTAGAACAAAGCTTGGCGTTGAGCTAGTTAGCATAGATGCGAGTGAGATCTTCCTTGGCCGCTTAGCTGGTGTGGTTGATCCTGAGAAAAAGCGCAAGATCATAGGCGAGACCTTTATAGAAATTTTTGAGCAAGAGGCTAAAAAGCACGGCGATGTGAAATTTCTAGCTCAAGGTACTCTTTATACTGATATTATCGAAAGCTCCGTAGTTGGCTCAAGCAAGACGATAAAGAGCCACCATAATGTTGGCGGTTTGCCTGATTGGATGACATTTGAGCTAATAGAGCCACTAAGAGAAATTTTTAAAGATGAGGTTAGAAAACTAGGCCTTGAGCTTGGACTAAGCCGTGATCTAGTATTCCGTCATCCTTTCCCAGGACCAGGCCTTGCTATTCGCATCATGGGTGAAGTAAATAAACCAAGCCTTGAGCTACTTCGAAAAGCTGACGTGATCTTGCGCGATGAGCTAAAGAGCACTGGCTGGTACAACAAAACTTGGCAGGCATTTTGCGTGCTTTTAAATGTAAATTCTGTTGGTGTTATGGGTGATAAC is part of the Campylobacter concisus genome and encodes:
- the nhaD gene encoding sodium:proton antiporter NhaD — protein: MRFFGLLGLFFAMAFGADGETAAIDLTTTWAGILSLIIFVVGYFFIAAEENFHIDKAKPAIFIGTFMFLLIGVYMLINGMDVHSLEHEVNHLILEIAQIVFFLMVAMTFIEALIERDVFNALKYNLVSKGYTYRKLFWLTGILAFFISPVADNLTTALILSTVLLTIDRNNTNFLVAGAINIVVAANAGGAWSPFGDITTLMVWAAGKSPFLDFFALFPASIIGWLVTAFLLSRVVPSTAPHFDVANEPKVVMKKGGKAVIFIGAFTIFCAVMMHQLFHLPAMWGMMFGFSLLSLYTYYFKKAHKNEEPMHVFHYMSKIENNTLFFFFGILAAVGALHFAGFLNYAVSLYDKFGSTAVNIGVGFLSAIVDNVPVMSAVLKANPAMGADAGEAMSQWLLVTLTAGIGGSMISFGSAAGVGVMGKLKGIYTFGAHMKYAWMVVLGYIVSIIVWYVQFEIFHIYF
- the guaA gene encoding glutamine-hydrolyzing GMP synthase, translated to MNNTIIVLDFGSQYTQLIARRLREEGVYTEILPFNAKLSEIKAKEPKGIILSGGPASVYAKDAYFCDNGVFELNIPILGVCYGMQLLAHTHGAEVLAADQKEYGKAELSVIKEHELFKDTPSKQIVWMSHSDYVKDLPEGFEVIAISENSPYCAFGDDKRKFYAIQFHAEVQHSEYGTQILKNFAKYICGCESTWNMGSFAKNKIEEIRKTVGTHKVLCAVSGGVDSSVTAALLAAAVPENLILVFVDNGLLRTNEREQVEATFRTKLGVELVSIDASEIFLGRLAGVVDPEKKRKIIGETFIEIFEQEAKKHGDVKFLAQGTLYTDIIESSVVGSSKTIKSHHNVGGLPDWMTFELIEPLREIFKDEVRKLGLELGLSRDLVFRHPFPGPGLAIRIMGEVNKPSLELLRKADVILRDELKSTGWYNKTWQAFCVLLNVNSVGVMGDNRTYENAVCVRVVDASDGMTASFSRLPYDLLENVSRRIINEVNGINRVVYDISSKPPATIEWE